In [Leptolyngbya] sp. PCC 7376, a genomic segment contains:
- a CDS encoding phycobilisome rod-core linker polypeptide yields MAIPRLDYAPNSRNHRVKGFEVAGEEQSQFFNVENTSSSLEIELVIRAAYRQIFNEQQMLVANRKRELESQLKNKQITVRDFIQGLLLSDSFRQRNVDVNNNYRLVQMCVQRVLGREVYNEQEKIAWSIVIATKGMQGFVNDLLNSDEYLDNFGLDTVPYQRRRILPQQLQGESPIARMPRYGNDHRDRLIAQGYFGDIPFVDKPWVAPTWVSVVGKIITYGGAGLLLLGTVSVALAAFEIINL; encoded by the coding sequence ATGGCTATTCCTCGACTTGATTACGCGCCAAACAGCCGAAACCATAGAGTAAAAGGCTTTGAAGTCGCTGGTGAAGAACAATCTCAATTTTTCAATGTCGAAAATACATCATCGAGCTTAGAGATCGAGTTAGTAATTAGAGCTGCATATCGCCAGATTTTCAACGAGCAACAGATGTTAGTTGCGAACCGCAAGCGCGAATTGGAATCCCAGCTCAAAAATAAACAGATTACGGTTAGAGACTTTATTCAAGGTCTCCTGCTATCCGATTCATTCCGTCAACGTAATGTTGATGTCAACAATAATTATCGTCTTGTCCAGATGTGCGTTCAGCGAGTGCTAGGACGAGAAGTCTACAACGAGCAGGAAAAAATTGCTTGGTCCATCGTCATTGCGACCAAAGGCATGCAGGGTTTTGTGAATGACCTGCTCAATAGTGACGAGTATCTGGATAATTTTGGGCTCGACACAGTACCCTACCAAAGACGTCGTATTTTGCCGCAGCAACTCCAGGGAGAGTCTCCCATTGCTCGGATGCCACGCTATGGCAACGATCACCGTGATCGCCTAATTGCACAAGGCTACTTCGGTGATATTCCTTTTGTAGACAAGCCTTGGGTGGCACCTACTTGGGTCAGTGTTGTCGGCAAAATCATCACCTACGGTGGTGCTGGGCTACTTTTACTGGGAACAGTTTCAGTTGCCCTTGCTGCATTTGAAATCATCAATTTGTAA
- a CDS encoding phycobilisome rod-core linker polypeptide → MSVVLDTPVELSSTSNADVSTVVRAVYKQVLGNPHVMESERLVEAESQLANGELTVREFVRAVAKSSFYQSRYFESCAPYRFVELNFKHLLGRSPADQAELSEHICKTVDAGYDAEIDSYIDSEEYITNFGENIVPYYCGAQTQVGQKNVTYNRTLSVYQGYAGVDSAFTDARLVDDLACDLSTDAETPSTGGRIAGYADATGKTFKIVATSFKFDSPRRVSNSEYIVPGNRMTPQIQRIHRAGGRIVSITEVN, encoded by the coding sequence ATGAGTGTAGTTTTAGATACTCCAGTCGAACTTTCCAGTACAAGCAATGCCGATGTATCCACTGTCGTTCGTGCGGTTTACAAGCAAGTGCTTGGAAATCCCCATGTAATGGAAAGTGAGCGTCTAGTTGAAGCTGAGTCTCAGCTTGCTAATGGTGAGCTAACAGTACGTGAATTTGTTCGTGCTGTTGCAAAGTCTAGTTTTTACCAAAGCCGCTATTTTGAATCCTGTGCGCCCTACCGTTTCGTAGAGCTAAATTTCAAGCATCTTCTCGGTCGTTCTCCTGCTGACCAAGCAGAGCTTTCTGAGCACATCTGCAAGACAGTTGATGCTGGCTACGATGCTGAGATTGATTCTTATATCGACAGTGAAGAGTATATTACCAACTTCGGTGAGAACATCGTTCCTTACTACTGTGGTGCGCAGACTCAGGTAGGTCAAAAGAACGTAACTTATAACCGTACGCTCTCTGTTTATCAGGGTTATGCAGGTGTTGACAGTGCGTTTACTGATGCGCGTCTTGTTGACGATCTTGCTTGTGATCTCTCCACTGATGCTGAGACTCCTTCCACTGGTGGTCGTATTGCTGGTTATGCAGATGCAACTGGTAAGACTTTCAAAATTGTTGCAACTAGCTTCAAGTTTGACAGCCCCCGCCGCGTCAGCAACAGCGAGTACATCGTTCCTGGCAATCGCATGACACCTCAGATTCAGCGCATTCACCGTGCTGGTGGTCGTATCGTCAGCATCACTGAAGTCAACTAG
- a CDS encoding phycobilisome linker polypeptide, giving the protein MTFGPASRLGVALFEETDPIESIPGQRADEQEAIIRAIYRQILGNAYVMESERASVAESQFKRGELSVREFVRAIAKSDLYSSRFFETTPRYRFIELNFKHFLGRTPKDLEEMRVHSTLLDNGGYEAEIDSYLDSDEYQATFGEDFVPYLRGYKTSAGISMVSFTHTFAMQRGASSSDLKGSISGINPVLNRNVINNTPIPVVSPSAGSAGNGWSFQESNVRDAGLTRLGSGAGENGKMFRIEVTGYASPGKVNRISKFRRSNKVYYVPFNRLSDEYKRIHATGGVISSITPC; this is encoded by the coding sequence ATGACTTTTGGACCCGCATCCAGACTCGGCGTTGCTCTCTTTGAAGAGACTGACCCGATTGAGTCCATTCCGGGACAACGTGCAGATGAGCAAGAAGCTATCATTCGTGCTATCTACCGCCAAATCTTAGGTAATGCCTATGTAATGGAAAGCGAGCGTGCTTCTGTAGCAGAATCGCAATTCAAAAGAGGCGAATTGAGCGTTCGTGAATTTGTACGGGCGATCGCCAAATCCGATTTGTACAGTAGCCGTTTCTTTGAAACAACACCTCGTTACCGTTTCATCGAGCTCAACTTCAAACACTTCTTGGGTCGTACTCCCAAAGACCTTGAAGAAATGCGTGTGCATAGCACCCTCCTCGACAACGGTGGCTATGAAGCAGAAATCGACTCTTACCTCGACAGTGACGAATATCAAGCGACATTCGGTGAAGACTTTGTCCCTTACCTCCGTGGTTATAAGACTTCCGCTGGCATCAGCATGGTTAGCTTCACGCATACATTTGCAATGCAGCGTGGCGCATCTAGCAGTGACCTAAAAGGTAGTATCTCTGGCATTAACCCTGTCCTCAACCGCAACGTGATCAACAACACTCCAATTCCTGTTGTTTCACCTTCTGCTGGTTCTGCTGGTAATGGCTGGTCTTTCCAAGAGTCCAATGTGCGCGATGCTGGCTTGACTCGTCTTGGTTCTGGTGCAGGCGAAAACGGCAAGATGTTCCGCATCGAAGTTACAGGCTATGCTTCTCCCGGCAAAGTCAATCGCATTTCCAAGTTCCGCCGTAGCAACAAAGTTTACTACGTACCTTTCAATCGTCTTAGCGATGAGTACAAGCGGATCCATGCAACTGGCGGTGTAATCTCTAGCATCACACCTTGCTAG
- a CDS encoding NAD-dependent malic enzyme: MVALTPNPSYSVTLRLRIPNQAGTLAQVTQAIAKVGGSLGNIELIERDLKFLLRDITVDASSDKHADEIVEAVKAVENIEVVDVADRTFAIHRGGKITVESRIPLTVQSDLAMAYTPGVGRVCKAIAESPERVFDLTVKSNMVAIVTDGSAVLGLGNLGAEASMPVMEGKAMLFKEFAGINAFPICLDTQDVDEIVKTVKYLAPVFGGVNLEDIAAPRCFEIEKRLKAETDIPIFHDDQHGTAIVSLAALFNAIKLVKKTLKDVRVVINGAGAAGIAIAKLLRQAGVTDILMCDSRGIISTKRENLTPEKATFAVETEGNLADAMKGADIFLGVSAPGVVSVEMVESMADDPIVFAMANPIPEIQPELIFDKAAVVATGRSDYPNQINNVLAFPGVFRGALDCRASSITTNMCLQAAQAIASLVSTAQLDKEHIIPSVFDERVATAVSAAVGQAARQEGIARS; encoded by the coding sequence ATGGTTGCCCTCACCCCAAATCCGAGTTACAGCGTTACCCTCCGTCTGCGTATTCCCAACCAAGCAGGGACTTTGGCGCAAGTAACCCAGGCGATTGCCAAGGTCGGGGGTAGCTTAGGAAATATTGAGCTGATTGAACGGGATTTGAAATTTTTGCTGCGGGATATCACCGTGGATGCGTCTAGTGATAAGCATGCCGATGAAATTGTCGAGGCCGTTAAAGCTGTCGAAAATATCGAAGTTGTAGATGTTGCTGACCGTACTTTTGCGATTCACCGTGGTGGAAAAATCACTGTAGAAAGTCGTATTCCCCTAACGGTGCAATCAGATTTGGCAATGGCCTATACACCTGGTGTTGGTCGTGTTTGTAAGGCGATCGCCGAATCTCCAGAGCGGGTTTTTGATCTCACAGTAAAAAGCAATATGGTGGCGATCGTCACCGATGGTAGTGCTGTGCTGGGTTTAGGAAATCTTGGAGCAGAAGCATCGATGCCTGTGATGGAAGGGAAAGCAATGCTCTTCAAAGAATTTGCAGGTATTAATGCCTTTCCCATCTGTCTCGATACCCAAGATGTTGATGAAATCGTCAAAACCGTTAAATATTTAGCGCCTGTTTTCGGTGGGGTGAACCTTGAGGATATTGCTGCACCCCGCTGTTTTGAAATCGAGAAACGTCTCAAAGCTGAAACTGATATTCCGATTTTCCATGATGATCAGCATGGCACAGCGATCGTCTCCCTTGCCGCTCTGTTTAATGCCATCAAACTCGTGAAGAAAACACTCAAGGATGTCCGCGTTGTGATTAATGGTGCTGGGGCTGCGGGCATTGCGATCGCCAAACTGCTCCGTCAAGCAGGCGTGACGGATATTTTAATGTGTGACTCGCGGGGCATTATTTCCACTAAACGCGAAAACCTCACGCCAGAGAAAGCGACCTTTGCGGTGGAGACTGAAGGCAACCTTGCCGATGCGATGAAAGGTGCTGATATTTTTCTTGGGGTAAGTGCGCCGGGCGTGGTTTCTGTCGAAATGGTGGAATCGATGGCCGATGACCCAATCGTATTTGCGATGGCTAACCCTATCCCCGAAATTCAACCTGAACTGATTTTTGATAAAGCGGCAGTGGTGGCAACGGGTCGTAGTGATTATCCCAACCAAATTAATAATGTGTTGGCTTTCCCTGGCGTATTCCGGGGGGCGTTAGATTGTCGTGCTTCAAGCATTACAACAAATATGTGTCTCCAAGCGGCTCAGGCGATCGCCTCTCTAGTGAGTACTGCTCAACTTGATAAGGAACATATTATTCCTTCTGTATTTGATGAGCGTGTCGCAACGGCTGTATCGGCAGCAGTAGGCCAAGCTGCCCGACAAGAAGGTATTGCTCGCAGCTAG
- a CDS encoding ATP-binding domain-containing protein: protein MKPKALMSWSSGKDSAWALYQLQQNLDIEVVGLFCMVNQNIERISVHGIRIQLLQQQAQSIDLPLEIIGIPLPCSNVEYEAIMARFVEQAKQEGIQYFAFGDLFLEDARNYRKNILKDSGIKPLFPIWGIPTATLAKTMIGSGLRTMIVCVDTKRMPPEFVGREFNISFLEDLSPQIDLCGENGEFHSFVFDGPMFTEPIGIALGETFTREHLIFVDVLPQNI from the coding sequence ATGAAACCAAAAGCATTGATGTCTTGGAGTAGTGGCAAAGATAGCGCTTGGGCACTCTACCAACTCCAGCAAAATCTGGACATTGAGGTGGTTGGTCTATTTTGCATGGTGAATCAAAATATTGAGCGTATCTCTGTGCATGGCATACGCATTCAGCTGCTCCAACAACAAGCCCAGAGCATTGATTTGCCTCTAGAAATTATTGGAATTCCTCTTCCTTGTAGCAATGTCGAATACGAAGCCATAATGGCTCGATTTGTTGAACAAGCTAAACAAGAGGGAATTCAATACTTTGCATTTGGGGATTTATTTCTTGAGGATGCTCGCAATTACCGCAAAAACATACTAAAAGATTCGGGGATTAAGCCACTATTTCCGATTTGGGGAATACCTACCGCGACCCTTGCAAAAACGATGATTGGGAGTGGTTTAAGGACGATGATTGTCTGCGTCGATACTAAGCGAATGCCACCTGAATTTGTCGGCAGAGAATTTAATATCAGTTTTTTAGAAGACCTATCACCACAGATTGATCTCTGTGGAGAAAATGGAGAATTTCATAGCTTTGTATTTGATGGCCCGATGTTCACAGAGCCAATCGGAATTGCTTTAGGGGAAACATTTACACGAGAGCATCTCATTTTTGTTGATGTACTGCCACAAAATATTTAA